A single window of Ovis canadensis isolate MfBH-ARS-UI-01 breed Bighorn chromosome 15, ARS-UI_OviCan_v2, whole genome shotgun sequence DNA harbors:
- the LOC138420556 gene encoding olfactory receptor 5AN6-like, whose product MAGGRNSTTITEFILLGFSEFPQLTAVLFSIFLGIYLATVSWNLGLIVLIRMDSRLHTPMYFFLSNLSLLDTCYVSTIAPRMLSDFFRKHKLISFLGCAVQYLLFSSLGLTECCLLAAMAYDRYVAICSPLLYTATMSPSLCVQMVAGSCITGFLGSFVQLCALLQLHFCGPNIINHFFCDLPQLLALSCSDTLFFQVMTSVLTVIFGLTSVLVIMISYGYIVATIVKITSAEGRSKAFSTCASHMTAVVLFFGSGIFVYMYPDSGGSSSQNKLASVLYTVIIPMLNPLIYSLRNKEIKDALNVWKKKLFSWCY is encoded by the coding sequence ATGGCTGGAGGAAGGAACAGTACAACAATCACAGAGTTCATTCTCTTGGGGTTCTCTGAGTTTCCACAGCTCACTGCTGTCCTCTTTTCAATATTCCTAGGGATCTACCTGGCGACAGTGTCTTGGAACCTGGGGCTCATCGTCCTCATCAGGATGGACTCCCGTTTGCACACGCCTATGTACTTTTTCCTCAGTAACCTGTCCTTGCTGGACACTTGCTATGTTTCCACCATAGCTCCTAGAATGCTCTCAGACTTCTTCAGGAAGCATAAGCTCATCTCCTTTCTGGGGTGCGCCGTGCAGTACCTCTTGTTCTCTAGCCTGGGTCTGACTGAGTGCTGTCTGCTGGCAGCCATGGCGTATGATCGCTACGTCGCCATCTGCAGCCCTCTGCTCTACACAGCAACCATGTCCCCTTCTCTCTGCGTGCAGATGGTGGCAGGATCGTGTATAACTGGATTCCTTGGCTCATTCGTTCAGTTGTGTGCCTTACTTCAGCTCCACTTCTGTGGACCAAACATCATCAACCATTTCTTCTGCGACCTGCCCCAACTGCTAGCCTTATCCTGCTCGGACACCTTGTTCTTTCAAGTCATGACATCTGTGCTCACAGTCATCTTTGGGCTCACGTCTGTCTTGGTTATCATGATATCCTATGGCTACATTGTCGCCACCATTGTGAAGATCACTTCAGCTGAAGGCCGGTCCAAAGCCTTCAGCACTTGTGCCTCCCACATGACAGCAGTGGTCCTCTTCTTCGGCTCGGGCATCTTTGTTTACATGTACCCGGATTCTGGCGGCTCCTCGAGCCAGAACAAGCTGGCGTCTGTCTTGTACACTGTTATAATCCCCATGCTAAATCCATTGATCTATAGCTTGCGGAACAAGGAAATCAAAGATGCCCTAAACGTGTGGAAGAAGAAACTCTTTTCCTGGTGTTACTGA